Proteins encoded by one window of Ulvibacter sp. MAR_2010_11:
- a CDS encoding methylmalonyl-CoA mutase family protein: MQQITPYIPKHKVRIVTAASLFDGHDAAINIMRRIIQSTGVEVIHLGHDRSVEEVVNTAIQEDANAIAMTSYQGGHNEYFKYMYDLLKEKGAEHIKIFGGGGGVILPSEIKELMDYGITRIYSPDDGRELGLQGMINDLVKTSDYAIGDQLNGEIDQLSKKVPGAIARIISSAENFPEVAKETLQKIHKKNEKASTPVLGITGTGGAGKSSLVDELVRRFLIDFPKKTIGLISVDPSKRKTGGALLGDRIRMNAINSPRVYMRSLATRQSNLALSKYVSEAIEVLKAAEYDIIILETSGIGQSDTEILEHSDVSLYVMTPEFGAATQLEKIDMLDFADLVAINKFDKRGSLDALRDVKKQYMRNHQLWDTPQDELPVFGTIASQFNDPGMNKLYKAVMDEIVEKTGSDLNSSYTISEEMSEKIFVIPPARTRYLSEISENNRGYDKRANEQSEVAQKLYGIYKTIESVANAELKLSKYGIDEESIQKATTDKNKDFLKLLVAEFDRVKLGLDPYNWEVITGWDDKVNKYKSPVYTFKVRGKEINIDTHTESLSHSQIPKVALPKYQAWGDILRWTLQENVPGEFPFTAGLYPFKRTGEDPARMFAGEGGPERTNRRFHYVSLGLPAKRLSTAFDSVTLYGNDPDHRPDIYGKIGNAGVSICCLDDAKKLYSGFDLSHAMTSVSMTINGPAPMLLGFFMNAAIDQNCEKYIIEKGLQKEIEAKIEKIYKAKGVDRPEYQGELPESNNRLGLMLLGVTGDEVLPADVYQKIKFETLEQVRGTVQADILKEDQAQNTCIFSTEFALRLMGDVQEYFIEKKVRNFYSVSISGYHIAEAGANPITQLAFTLSNGFTYVEYYLSRGMDINDFGPNLSFFFSNGIDPEYSVIGRVARKIWAKALKEKYGANPRAQMLKYHIQTSGRSLHAQEIDFNDIRTTLQALYAIYDNCNSLHTNAYDEAITTPTEESVRRAMAIQLIINKELGLAKNENPIQGSFIIEELTDLVEEAVLKEFDSITERGGVLGAMETMYQRSKIQEESLYYETLKHNGEFPIIGVNTFLSSKGSPTVLPAEVIRATEEEKLYQIETLENLHKGNASRTEAAIKKIQQAAIHNENMFEQLMEATKVCSLGQITSALFEVGGQYRRNM, from the coding sequence ATGCAACAAATAACACCTTATATTCCAAAGCATAAAGTCCGAATTGTAACCGCTGCCTCCTTATTCGACGGGCATGATGCCGCTATCAATATCATGCGACGTATTATTCAGTCTACCGGTGTGGAAGTGATCCACCTGGGTCACGACCGAAGCGTTGAAGAAGTTGTTAATACTGCAATTCAGGAAGATGCCAATGCCATAGCTATGACATCTTACCAAGGTGGTCATAACGAGTATTTTAAGTATATGTACGACCTTTTAAAGGAAAAAGGTGCGGAGCATATTAAAATTTTCGGCGGTGGCGGTGGTGTGATCTTACCTTCAGAAATTAAGGAATTGATGGATTACGGGATTACCCGAATCTATTCCCCGGATGATGGACGCGAACTTGGTTTACAAGGAATGATAAACGATCTGGTAAAAACTTCAGATTACGCGATTGGCGACCAATTAAATGGTGAAATCGATCAGCTTTCAAAAAAGGTTCCAGGTGCTATTGCTCGAATAATTTCTTCAGCAGAAAACTTTCCGGAAGTTGCAAAGGAAACCCTTCAGAAAATTCATAAAAAAAACGAAAAAGCAAGTACTCCGGTACTGGGAATAACGGGAACCGGTGGCGCCGGGAAGTCCTCTCTTGTCGATGAACTTGTACGCAGATTTTTAATTGATTTTCCTAAAAAAACCATCGGACTTATTTCCGTGGATCCTTCCAAGCGGAAGACAGGAGGGGCGTTGTTAGGCGATCGTATTCGAATGAATGCCATCAACTCACCGCGAGTCTATATGCGCAGTTTAGCAACCCGACAAAGTAATTTGGCACTTTCTAAATATGTTTCGGAAGCCATTGAAGTATTAAAGGCAGCCGAATATGATATAATTATTCTGGAAACCTCCGGAATTGGTCAGAGTGATACCGAAATTTTGGAACACAGCGACGTTTCATTGTATGTAATGACTCCCGAATTTGGAGCCGCAACTCAGTTGGAAAAGATCGATATGCTCGATTTTGCAGATTTGGTAGCGATAAATAAATTCGACAAACGCGGTTCGTTGGATGCATTACGCGACGTAAAAAAGCAATATATGCGTAACCATCAATTGTGGGATACACCACAGGATGAGTTGCCGGTCTTCGGAACGATCGCTTCCCAATTCAACGATCCCGGAATGAACAAGCTGTACAAGGCTGTGATGGATGAAATTGTTGAAAAAACCGGCTCCGATTTAAATAGCAGTTATACGATTTCGGAAGAGATGTCGGAAAAGATTTTTGTAATCCCTCCGGCACGTACCAGATATCTTTCTGAAATTTCAGAAAACAACAGAGGCTACGATAAACGCGCCAACGAACAATCTGAAGTTGCGCAAAAGCTTTACGGAATTTATAAAACAATCGAATCTGTTGCCAACGCCGAGTTGAAATTATCGAAATACGGAATCGATGAGGAGAGTATTCAAAAGGCTACGACCGATAAAAATAAGGATTTCCTCAAATTATTGGTTGCGGAGTTTGATCGTGTAAAACTGGGATTGGATCCTTACAATTGGGAAGTAATTACCGGCTGGGACGATAAAGTCAACAAATACAAATCGCCCGTCTACACCTTCAAGGTGCGGGGCAAAGAAATAAATATCGATACTCATACCGAGTCCCTGTCACATTCACAAATCCCAAAGGTTGCATTACCAAAATACCAGGCCTGGGGGGACATCTTGCGATGGACATTACAGGAAAATGTCCCGGGAGAATTTCCTTTTACTGCAGGATTGTATCCTTTTAAGCGTACCGGGGAAGATCCGGCGCGTATGTTTGCGGGGGAAGGTGGTCCCGAACGCACCAACAGGCGTTTCCACTATGTGAGTCTGGGATTACCGGCCAAACGATTATCTACTGCTTTCGACAGTGTGACACTCTACGGAAACGACCCCGACCATCGACCCGATATCTACGGAAAGATTGGAAATGCAGGCGTTTCTATCTGTTGTTTGGACGACGCGAAAAAGTTGTATTCCGGTTTCGATTTGAGTCATGCCATGACTTCGGTGAGTATGACTATTAATGGTCCGGCGCCTATGCTACTCGGATTTTTTATGAATGCAGCCATCGATCAGAATTGTGAAAAATATATTATAGAAAAGGGACTTCAAAAAGAAATAGAAGCCAAAATTGAGAAAATTTACAAAGCCAAAGGTGTCGACCGTCCTGAATACCAGGGAGAATTACCTGAAAGTAACAATAGATTGGGCTTGATGCTACTTGGTGTAACCGGAGATGAGGTCTTGCCAGCAGATGTGTATCAGAAAATCAAGTTTGAAACCTTAGAGCAGGTTCGCGGTACGGTGCAAGCCGATATTTTAAAGGAAGATCAGGCGCAGAACACCTGTATTTTTTCAACCGAATTTGCCCTGCGATTAATGGGCGATGTGCAGGAATATTTTATCGAGAAAAAGGTGCGTAATTTCTATTCGGTTTCTATTAGTGGCTATCACATTGCCGAAGCAGGCGCCAACCCAATTACCCAATTGGCGTTTACCTTGTCTAACGGATTTACATACGTGGAGTATTATCTTTCCCGAGGGATGGATATTAACGATTTCGGTCCTAATTTATCGTTTTTCTTCAGTAATGGAATCGATCCCGAATATTCGGTGATAGGCCGTGTAGCACGTAAAATATGGGCAAAAGCATTAAAGGAAAAATACGGTGCAAATCCGAGAGCACAAATGCTGAAGTATCATATTCAAACTTCGGGACGATCGTTACACGCCCAGGAGATCGATTTTAATGACATAAGAACTACGCTGCAAGCCTTGTATGCTATTTACGATAATTGCAATTCGTTACACACCAATGCATACGATGAGGCCATTACAACGCCAACCGAAGAAAGTGTGCGCCGCGCTATGGCGATTCAGCTGATCATCAACAAAGAACTTGGATTGGCGAAAAATGAGAATCCAATTCAGGGTTCTTTTATTATTGAAGAACTAACCGATCTGGTAGAAGAAGCTGTTTTAAAGGAATTCGACAGTATTACCGAAAGAGGAGGTGTTTTGGGAGCTATGGAAACCATGTATCAACGCAGCAAGATTCAGGAAGAGAGTCTGTATTACGAAACGTTGAAGCACAACGGAGAATTTCCGATTATTGGTGTAAACACTTTTTTAAGTAGTAAGGGTTCGCCTACCGTTTTACCTGCGGAAGTGATTCGCGCCACCGAAGAAGAAAAGTTATATCAGATAGAAACGCTGGAAAATTTACATAAAGGCAATGCCTCCCGAACCGAAGCAGCCATCAAGAAAATCCAACAAGCTGCCATTCACAATGAGAATATGTTTGAGCAGTTGATGGAAGCTACAAAGGTGTGTTCTTTGGGTCAAATTACTTCCGCCTTGTTTGAGGTAGGTGGGCAGTATAGAAGAAATATGTAA
- a CDS encoding DUF4197 domain-containing protein encodes MILRKLSLICLCFVAVSCAELQQVVNTLPTGQGMDPTMIANGLRQALDFGIDKQVTKLTQTDGFYKNQLVKILLPQELQKVDQTLRDIGLSSLADEGLKVLNRAAEDAVKGATPIFVDAVKQITFTDAKNILLGNDTAATSYLQGKTNQALYSKFNPVIQNSFAKVGADQVWSNIITKYNSIPFVNKVNPDLTDYVTNEALKGVYTMIGVEEKNIRTKLSSRTTNLLKQVFALQD; translated from the coding sequence ATGATTTTAAGAAAATTATCCCTTATTTGCCTTTGCTTTGTAGCTGTTTCCTGTGCCGAATTACAACAGGTAGTAAACACCTTACCCACCGGACAAGGTATGGATCCCACCATGATAGCCAATGGTTTACGTCAGGCGTTAGACTTTGGTATTGACAAGCAAGTAACTAAACTTACCCAAACGGATGGTTTTTATAAGAATCAGTTGGTCAAAATTTTACTGCCGCAAGAACTACAAAAAGTAGATCAAACATTACGTGATATTGGCCTTAGCAGTTTGGCCGATGAAGGACTAAAAGTTTTAAATAGAGCGGCCGAAGACGCTGTAAAAGGGGCAACTCCCATCTTTGTGGATGCCGTTAAGCAAATTACCTTTACCGATGCCAAAAACATTTTATTAGGGAACGACACTGCTGCTACTTCTTATTTACAAGGAAAAACCAATCAGGCCTTGTACTCAAAATTTAATCCTGTGATACAAAATTCGTTTGCAAAAGTAGGAGCCGATCAGGTTTGGAGTAATATTATTACCAAATACAATTCTATTCCATTTGTAAACAAAGTCAACCCGGATCTTACAGATTATGTGACCAATGAAGCCTTAAAAGGTGTCTATACCATGATAGGAGTTGAAGAAAAAAACATAAGAACCAAACTATCCTCCAGAACCACTAACCTGTTAAAACAAGTATTTGCCCTTCAGGACTAA
- a CDS encoding Lacal_2735 family protein: MKKKMHAWFKRKTRLERLKERYAQLMKKSYRTALTNKSKSDKLHRQAAKVFEEIQYYTLKYGDK; encoded by the coding sequence ATGAAGAAGAAAATGCACGCATGGTTTAAAAGAAAAACAAGGCTGGAACGATTAAAAGAACGATACGCTCAGCTTATGAAAAAATCCTATAGAACAGCATTGACAAACAAGTCGAAAAGTGACAAATTGCACAGACAGGCTGCCAAAGTTTTTGAAGAAATACAGTACTACACATTGAAGTATGGAGACAAATAA
- a CDS encoding ABC transporter substrate-binding protein, producing MQIKDQLNRTLTFSKTPKRIVSLVPSQTELLVDLGLKPNLVGITKFCVHPETLRKEITVVGGTKQVHFDKIEALQPDVIICNKEENTEEIVSTLEKIAPVWVSDIITIEDSLEMITRLGTIFNVQKTALELVAEIVAAQEDFLKFMILKPSKKAVYIIWKNPYMAAGQSTFINCLLALNNFENCAIEFSSRYPEIPPNFLKEADIVLLSSEPYPFKEEDVFELQKQLNVEVRLVDGEYFSWYGSRLKNAFAYFKTLH from the coding sequence ATGCAGATTAAAGATCAGCTAAATAGAACGCTTACCTTTTCAAAAACACCCAAACGGATAGTCTCCTTAGTTCCTTCCCAAACCGAATTGTTAGTCGATTTGGGTCTAAAACCTAATTTAGTTGGAATTACCAAGTTTTGTGTACATCCTGAAACGCTACGGAAAGAAATTACTGTTGTAGGGGGCACCAAACAGGTTCATTTTGATAAAATAGAAGCGCTGCAACCCGATGTTATTATTTGCAATAAGGAAGAAAATACAGAAGAAATTGTTTCAACCCTGGAGAAAATTGCTCCTGTTTGGGTAAGTGATATTATCACGATCGAGGATAGTTTGGAAATGATAACCAGGCTCGGCACGATTTTCAACGTTCAGAAAACAGCTCTAGAGTTGGTTGCTGAAATTGTTGCAGCACAAGAAGATTTTTTAAAATTTATGATTCTTAAACCATCTAAGAAAGCTGTCTATATTATTTGGAAGAATCCATATATGGCGGCAGGGCAGAGTACTTTTATCAATTGCTTATTAGCCTTAAATAATTTTGAGAATTGTGCAATCGAATTTTCTTCAAGATATCCCGAAATACCTCCGAATTTTTTAAAAGAAGCGGATATTGTGTTGCTGTCTTCCGAACCTTATCCCTTTAAAGAGGAGGATGTATTCGAATTGCAAAAGCAACTCAATGTTGAAGTTCGTTTGGTAGATGGTGAATATTTTAGCTGGTATGGCTCAAGGTTAAAAAATGCTTTCGCCTATTTTAAAACCCTGCATTAA
- the pyrF gene encoding orotidine-5'-phosphate decarboxylase, with amino-acid sequence MTQNQNLLIQQIHKKKSFLCIGLDVDLNKIPKHLLLEEDPIFSFNRAIIDATHHLAVAYKPNTAFYEAYGIKGWEALRKTINYLNKKYPEIFTIADAKRGDIGNTSSMYAKAFFEDLGFDSVTVAPYMGKDSVEPFLAFEDKHTILLALTSNEGAFDFQTKEINGKEVYKTVLETSKDWKNAQNLMYVIGATKAEYLVEVRKIVPDSFLLVPGVGAQGGSLAEVCKYGMNSNVGLLINSSRGIIYASKDPNFAETAATEAEKLQKQMQVILDAD; translated from the coding sequence ATGACCCAGAACCAGAACCTCCTTATACAACAAATACACAAAAAGAAATCCTTCTTATGTATTGGATTGGATGTGGATCTGAATAAAATTCCAAAACACTTACTTTTAGAGGAAGATCCAATATTTTCTTTTAATAGGGCGATTATTGATGCAACCCATCATTTGGCGGTTGCCTACAAACCCAACACGGCTTTTTACGAGGCGTATGGTATAAAGGGGTGGGAAGCACTTCGGAAAACAATTAATTATCTCAATAAAAAGTATCCCGAAATTTTTACCATTGCCGATGCCAAACGAGGTGATATTGGCAATACTTCAAGTATGTATGCCAAGGCTTTTTTTGAAGATTTAGGATTCGACTCGGTTACGGTAGCTCCCTATATGGGGAAAGATTCGGTAGAGCCTTTTCTGGCTTTCGAAGACAAGCATACCATACTGCTGGCTCTTACATCCAATGAAGGAGCTTTCGATTTTCAAACCAAAGAAATCAACGGCAAGGAAGTTTATAAAACAGTTTTGGAAACGTCTAAAGACTGGAAGAATGCACAAAATCTCATGTATGTTATTGGCGCAACCAAGGCAGAATATCTGGTTGAAGTCCGAAAAATAGTCCCTGATAGTTTCTTATTGGTTCCGGGGGTAGGGGCACAGGGTGGAAGTTTAGCTGAAGTTTGTAAATACGGTATGAACAGTAATGTAGGGCTGTTAATTAATTCTTCCCGCGGAATTATCTACGCTTCCAAGGACCCAAATTTTGCGGAAACTGCAGCTACTGAAGCCGAAAAATTGCAAAAGCAAATGCAAGTTATTTTAGATGCAGATTAA
- the prfA gene encoding peptide chain release factor 1 — protein MLEKLQIVKQRFDEVSDLIIQPDVITDQKRYIQLNKEYKDLRLLMDKREEYITLTNSMEEAEEIISDGSDAEMVEMAKMEMDTAKVRIPKLEDEIKFLLVPKDPEDAKNAVMEIRAGTGGDEASIFAGDLFRMYSKYCESKGWKTSVVDFSEGTSGGFKEIQFEIEGEDVYGTLKFEAGVHRVQRVPQTETQGRVHTSAATVMVFPEAEEFDVEIDPKEVRVDFFCSSGPGGQSVNTTYSAVRLTHLPTGLVAQCQDQKSQHKNKEKAFKVLRSRLYDMELAKKQAEDSIKRGSMVTSGDRSAKIRTYNYPQGRVTEHRIGLTLYDLSNIIDGDIQKIIDGLQLVSNTEKLKESGETF, from the coding sequence ATGTTAGAGAAACTTCAGATTGTAAAACAACGCTTTGATGAGGTGAGTGATTTAATCATTCAACCCGATGTTATTACCGATCAAAAAAGATACATTCAGCTTAATAAAGAATACAAGGATCTTCGCTTATTGATGGACAAAAGGGAAGAATACATTACCCTTACCAACAGTATGGAAGAGGCCGAGGAAATTATTTCGGACGGAAGCGATGCCGAAATGGTAGAAATGGCCAAAATGGAAATGGACACGGCAAAAGTTCGTATTCCAAAACTGGAAGACGAAATTAAATTTTTACTCGTGCCTAAAGACCCGGAGGATGCCAAAAATGCCGTTATGGAAATCCGCGCCGGAACAGGGGGAGACGAGGCGAGTATTTTTGCGGGCGATTTATTTAGAATGTATTCCAAATACTGTGAAAGCAAAGGTTGGAAGACGAGTGTGGTCGATTTTAGTGAAGGAACTAGTGGTGGCTTTAAAGAAATTCAATTTGAAATTGAAGGGGAAGATGTATACGGAACTTTAAAATTTGAAGCAGGAGTGCATCGTGTTCAGCGTGTACCTCAAACCGAAACACAAGGACGTGTTCACACCAGTGCTGCTACAGTTATGGTGTTTCCTGAAGCGGAAGAATTCGATGTAGAAATCGATCCGAAGGAAGTTCGGGTAGATTTTTTCTGTTCCTCAGGGCCCGGAGGTCAGTCGGTAAATACTACTTATTCGGCGGTGCGTCTAACCCACCTTCCAACAGGTTTGGTCGCTCAATGTCAGGATCAAAAATCGCAACATAAAAACAAGGAAAAAGCCTTTAAAGTTTTGCGTTCCCGTTTGTACGATATGGAATTAGCCAAAAAACAGGCCGAAGACTCTATAAAACGTGGTTCCATGGTGACCAGTGGTGATAGAAGTGCGAAGATTAGAACCTATAACTATCCGCAAGGTCGTGTTACCGAACATAGAATTGGCCTAACACTCTACGATTTAAGTAATATTATCGATGGTGATATTCAAAAAATTATTGATGGCTTGCAATTGGTAAGCAACACCGAAAAGTTAAAAGAATCCGGGGAGACATTTTAA
- a CDS encoding AIR synthase related protein, with protein sequence MSQEISKRYAQRGVSAGKEDVHNAIINVDKGLFPQAFCKIVPDYLSGDKDYCLVMHADGAGTKSALAYMYWKETGNVSVWKGIAQDALIMNIDDLLCVGAVDNIMLSSTIGRNKNLIPGEVISAIINGTEELIGDLAKFGVQIHSTGGETADVGDLVRTIIVDSTVTARIKRSEVIDNANINAGDVIVGLASFGQATYETEYNGGMGSNGLTSARHDVFGKYLATKFPESYDHSVPGDLVYSGSKKLTDSIENSPLDAGKLVLSPTRTYAPVIKEILSKYSNKEIHGMVHCSGGAQTKILHFVENLHIVKDNLFEVPPLFKLIQQESKTDWKEMYQVFNMGHRMELYVPEAIAQDLIAISKSFNVDAKIVGRVLSSEKKQLTIKSEFGEFKY encoded by the coding sequence ATGAGTCAGGAAATTTCCAAACGATATGCACAAAGAGGTGTTTCGGCAGGTAAAGAAGATGTCCACAATGCTATTATAAATGTAGACAAAGGCCTGTTTCCTCAAGCTTTTTGTAAAATTGTGCCCGATTATCTTTCGGGAGATAAAGATTATTGTTTGGTGATGCACGCCGATGGGGCCGGCACCAAATCGGCTTTGGCTTATATGTATTGGAAAGAAACCGGCAATGTTTCAGTTTGGAAAGGGATTGCCCAGGATGCGCTCATAATGAATATAGATGATTTGTTGTGCGTGGGAGCAGTGGACAACATCATGCTTTCTTCAACCATAGGACGTAACAAAAACCTTATACCGGGTGAAGTAATTTCGGCTATTATTAATGGAACTGAAGAGCTTATTGGCGACTTAGCCAAATTTGGAGTTCAAATTCATTCCACAGGAGGCGAAACAGCCGATGTGGGAGATTTGGTAAGAACTATCATTGTAGATTCTACTGTAACGGCCCGTATAAAACGCAGTGAAGTTATAGACAATGCCAATATCAATGCAGGAGATGTTATTGTTGGATTGGCGTCATTTGGGCAAGCGACCTATGAAACCGAATACAACGGTGGCATGGGAAGCAACGGATTAACTTCGGCACGGCATGATGTTTTTGGAAAGTATTTGGCAACAAAATTCCCTGAAAGTTATGATCATTCAGTTCCCGGTGATTTGGTCTATTCAGGGTCGAAAAAACTTACAGATAGTATTGAAAACAGTCCGTTGGATGCCGGTAAACTAGTGCTTTCGCCTACCCGAACCTATGCGCCTGTTATAAAGGAAATACTTTCAAAATACAGCAACAAGGAGATTCACGGGATGGTGCATTGTAGCGGGGGAGCGCAGACCAAAATTCTACATTTTGTAGAAAATCTGCACATTGTAAAAGATAATTTATTTGAAGTTCCACCGCTCTTTAAATTAATTCAGCAGGAAAGTAAGACCGACTGGAAAGAGATGTATCAGGTGTTTAATATGGGACATCGAATGGAACTATATGTCCCCGAAGCCATAGCACAAGATCTCATCGCTATTTCAAAATCATTTAATGTCGATGCTAAAATCGTGGGGCGCGTGTTGTCTTCAGAAAAGAAGCAACTTACTATAAAATCTGAGTTCGGGGAATTTAAATATTAA
- a CDS encoding carboxypeptidase-like regulatory domain-containing protein: MMKGSRTYVKLVGVLLILLFSCNEDRIGENEYGIIKGTVVAVGSNTPLENVKISTQPASSTVFTDSAGKFRIENVPVGEYAVEARVDGYLADYEATTVVGNAEVTVVFELEISTANNRPPTAPVLTAPSENEVLQSIEAVFEWTSTDPEEDPITFTLELRNDQNEDVLLFEDITEPTFTYSPLLLGAKYFWQVSATDDINPAVLSPVGTFEVISAPVDNRFLFVRNIDGNNVIFSADENGDEFQLTSQNQNSYRPRRNVAANRIAYFQADGANIDIYTMKRDGSDKVRVTSTVKPQGFNLNEINFSWPAGSDKIYFPRFDRLYSINVNGLGLHQEYRTPDGSFISDVDVSENDDLIALKTNNPNGYDITIYTINFAGVVQDTILTGVPGAAGGLTLSVTNQKLVYSYDVSGFEGITYRRLDSRLFVYDFVTAISTDVSQEKPNGTNDLEPIFSPNEAFIIFTNTSNDGISQKNVFRLEIDTMEDDSREMLYENAFMPDWE; this comes from the coding sequence ATGATGAAAGGAAGTAGAACATATGTTAAACTCGTAGGAGTGCTCTTGATTCTTTTATTTTCTTGTAATGAAGATAGAATTGGTGAAAACGAATATGGAATTATAAAAGGTACCGTTGTAGCGGTAGGAAGTAATACGCCGCTGGAAAACGTAAAAATATCGACTCAGCCCGCATCAAGTACTGTATTTACAGATAGTGCCGGGAAATTTAGAATAGAAAATGTTCCTGTAGGAGAATATGCAGTCGAAGCACGAGTAGATGGTTATTTGGCCGATTATGAAGCGACCACGGTTGTAGGTAATGCCGAAGTGACTGTTGTGTTCGAATTGGAGATTTCTACAGCAAATAACAGACCGCCAACAGCTCCCGTACTAACGGCACCTTCCGAAAACGAAGTGTTACAAAGCATTGAAGCGGTTTTCGAATGGACCTCAACAGATCCTGAAGAAGACCCGATTACCTTTACACTTGAACTTCGAAATGACCAGAATGAAGATGTATTATTATTTGAAGATATCACCGAGCCTACCTTCACCTATTCTCCCTTATTACTTGGCGCGAAATATTTTTGGCAGGTAAGTGCGACAGATGATATTAATCCTGCGGTGCTAAGTCCGGTAGGTACATTCGAAGTAATTTCTGCTCCGGTCGATAACAGATTCTTGTTTGTAAGAAATATCGATGGTAACAATGTAATTTTCTCTGCCGATGAAAATGGAGACGAATTTCAATTAACTTCCCAGAACCAAAATAGCTACAGACCAAGAAGAAATGTGGCAGCCAATCGAATTGCCTATTTCCAGGCAGATGGAGCCAATATAGATATTTATACCATGAAACGAGATGGTTCAGACAAGGTTAGGGTAACCTCGACGGTGAAGCCGCAAGGTTTTAATTTGAATGAAATTAACTTCTCATGGCCTGCAGGAAGTGATAAGATTTACTTCCCACGCTTTGACAGATTGTATAGTATTAATGTAAACGGTCTGGGATTACATCAGGAGTACCGCACACCGGATGGTTCGTTCATTTCAGATGTGGATGTTAGTGAAAACGACGATTTAATAGCCTTGAAAACCAACAACCCCAATGGCTACGATATCACAATCTACACCATCAATTTTGCAGGGGTAGTTCAGGATACAATTTTAACAGGTGTTCCGGGTGCTGCCGGCGGATTAACATTGTCGGTAACCAATCAGAAGTTAGTTTATTCTTACGATGTTTCCGGTTTTGAAGGAATCACATACAGACGACTAGACTCCCGATTATTCGTATACGATTTCGTAACGGCTATCAGTACCGATGTTTCTCAGGAAAAACCTAATGGGACAAACGATTTAGAGCCGATATTCTCTCCTAATGAGGCGTTTATTATTTTTACGAATACTTCCAACGATGGAATTTCTCAGAAAAATGTCTTTAGACTGGAAATAGACACAATGGAAGATGATTCGAGAGAAATGTTATATGAAAATGCGTTTATGCCAGATTGGGAATAA